From Bacteroidota bacterium, a single genomic window includes:
- a CDS encoding acyl-CoA dehydrogenase family protein produces the protein METDSLPLDFAQLGPLMKLAEGLDLAAVAELAERVDLGELIGLVARMDEGTLAAMKKMMASSAGGEAGPPPVDSDLYDIRDALTDEERRMMEQIHSFMVSDVAPVIAGCWARDETPVEVLRDGFRRLDVATRIYGDGTYKRAPHAAVLEGLSTMEIARVDPSTATFFGVQFGLVMQSLLRCGSDEQKAEWFPQFRHLDAVGAFALAEPKVGSAAAGGLTTTCRRDGDGWVLNGQKKWTGNATFADLVIVWARDEADASVRGFLVRAKENPGYAAEKITGKTALRAVENGLVTLTGCRVPESDRLLGCTSFRDVADVLRVTRAGVAWIAVGCAMGAYEHALAYVQQRRQFGRSIGSFQLVQAKLVQMLGNVTAMQTMCLKLSRLQDEGRLTDEQASLAKVFTTTRCRETVALARELLGGNGILLDHHVARFFADAEAIYSYEGTHEINTLIVGRAITGIGAFV, from the coding sequence ATGGAAACTGACAGCCTCCCGCTCGACTTCGCCCAACTCGGGCCGCTCATGAAGCTCGCCGAGGGCCTCGACCTGGCCGCCGTAGCCGAACTGGCCGAGCGCGTGGACCTCGGCGAACTCATCGGCCTCGTCGCCCGGATGGACGAGGGGACGCTCGCGGCGATGAAGAAGATGATGGCGTCCTCCGCGGGCGGCGAGGCCGGGCCCCCGCCCGTCGACAGCGACCTCTACGACATCCGGGACGCGCTGACCGACGAGGAGCGCCGGATGATGGAGCAGATCCACAGCTTCATGGTGAGCGACGTCGCCCCGGTCATCGCCGGCTGCTGGGCGCGCGACGAGACGCCGGTCGAGGTGCTGCGCGACGGGTTCCGGCGGCTCGACGTGGCTACGCGGATCTACGGCGACGGCACCTACAAGCGAGCCCCTCACGCGGCCGTGCTGGAAGGGCTTTCGACGATGGAGATCGCACGCGTCGATCCGTCCACGGCGACGTTCTTCGGCGTCCAGTTCGGGCTCGTGATGCAGTCGCTTCTGCGCTGCGGCAGCGACGAGCAGAAGGCGGAGTGGTTTCCCCAGTTCCGCCACCTCGACGCGGTGGGAGCCTTCGCCCTCGCCGAGCCGAAGGTGGGCAGCGCCGCCGCCGGGGGCCTGACCACGACCTGCCGCCGCGACGGCGACGGCTGGGTGCTGAACGGTCAGAAGAAGTGGACCGGCAACGCTACCTTCGCCGACCTCGTCATCGTGTGGGCGCGGGACGAGGCCGACGCGAGCGTGCGCGGCTTCCTCGTCCGGGCGAAAGAAAACCCCGGCTACGCGGCCGAGAAGATCACTGGCAAGACTGCGCTGCGCGCCGTCGAGAACGGCCTCGTCACGCTCACCGGCTGCCGCGTGCCGGAATCGGACCGGCTCCTGGGCTGCACCTCGTTCCGCGACGTGGCGGACGTGCTCCGCGTGACGCGCGCCGGCGTGGCGTGGATCGCCGTTGGCTGCGCGATGGGAGCCTACGAGCACGCGCTCGCATATGTCCAGCAGCGGCGGCAGTTCGGCCGGTCCATTGGGTCGTTCCAACTCGTCCAGGCCAAGCTTGTCCAGATGCTTGGCAACGTCACGGCGATGCAGACGATGTGCCTCAAGCTCTCGCGCCTCCAGGACGAAGGACGACTGACGGACGAGCAGGCGTCGCTCGCTAAGGTCTTCACCACCACCCGCTGCCGCGAGACCGTCGCCCTCGCCCGCGAACTCCTCGGCGGCAACGGCATCCTCCTCGACCACCACGTCGCCCGCTTCTTCGCCGACGCCGAGGCGATCTACTCCTACGAGGGCACGCACGAAATCAACACCCTCATCGTCGGCCGCGCCATCACCGGCATCGGCGCGTTCGTCTGA
- a CDS encoding long-chain fatty acid--CoA ligase, translating into MPLQIHTALPQSKGEVVLGRTIPSLLVEAAERYPNPRAFNQPRPEGGWMTMSTAEFRTATEEIAAGFLEHGFERGEHVAFFANSDLYFQLFDFGTLLAGIVNVPLYTTYAPENLVFVATHSESKALVVSNEEMLQNFAGWADQVPEVRLVVLAEGTGSGVTLPDGMQLLTMEDLRGLGRRRLAEHPGLPDELRQQIDARDLATLIYTSGTTGQPKGVMLSHENITSNAISAISGIAILGHAEEVVLNFLPMTHIYARTLTIANAGWGHTLYYTNPDQLVDHLAEVKPTFFATVPRVLEKVFDKVALGIAQAEGAKKKIGSWALDRAVNYDVTKEPAGLDAVKHGLADKLVYSKLREKLGLTRIKAVTSGGAALRADLARAFNGFGIQVLEGYGLTETSPVITNNLPGMIRAGTVGPPIAGVEVAIAEDGEIISRGPHIMKGYYKAPEKTQEVVDEEAWFHTGDIGEFTPEGYLRITDRKKALFKLSTGKYVIPSPIENRLTAEPLIEQAVVVGSGYKFCTALLFPSADGLGVWAEDHGIAGSGLHDWIKDPQVVAEYERIVNKANTGIDRWNQVKRFKLVPDLMTVENELLTPTMKVKRSAVSKTFDGEIGQMYSAEVKDGRECVAVV; encoded by the coding sequence ATGCCGCTGCAAATCCACACTGCTCTCCCTCAGTCCAAGGGCGAGGTCGTCCTCGGACGGACGATCCCCTCGCTGCTCGTCGAGGCGGCCGAGCGCTACCCCAACCCGCGCGCCTTCAACCAGCCGCGCCCCGAAGGCGGCTGGATGACGATGTCGACCGCCGAGTTTCGGACGGCCACCGAGGAGATCGCGGCTGGGTTCCTCGAGCACGGCTTCGAGCGCGGCGAGCACGTCGCCTTCTTCGCCAACAGTGACCTCTACTTCCAGCTCTTCGACTTCGGGACGCTCCTGGCGGGCATCGTCAACGTACCGCTCTACACCACCTACGCGCCGGAGAACCTCGTCTTCGTCGCCACCCACAGCGAGTCCAAAGCCCTCGTCGTCTCGAACGAGGAGATGCTCCAGAACTTCGCCGGCTGGGCCGACCAGGTGCCGGAGGTTCGCCTCGTCGTCCTCGCCGAGGGCACCGGCAGCGGGGTCACGCTCCCCGACGGGATGCAGCTCCTCACGATGGAAGACCTCCGCGGGCTCGGCCGCCGCCGCCTCGCGGAGCACCCCGGCTTGCCGGACGAACTCCGCCAGCAGATCGACGCGCGCGACCTTGCGACGCTCATCTACACCTCCGGCACGACCGGCCAGCCGAAGGGCGTGATGCTCTCGCACGAGAACATCACCTCGAACGCCATCTCCGCAATCTCCGGGATCGCGATTCTCGGGCACGCTGAGGAGGTGGTGCTCAACTTCCTCCCGATGACCCACATCTATGCCCGCACGCTCACGATTGCGAATGCGGGCTGGGGGCACACCCTGTACTATACCAACCCAGACCAACTCGTCGACCACCTCGCCGAGGTCAAGCCGACGTTCTTCGCGACGGTCCCGCGCGTGCTCGAAAAGGTCTTCGACAAGGTCGCGCTCGGCATCGCGCAGGCCGAGGGGGCCAAGAAGAAGATCGGCAGCTGGGCGCTCGACCGCGCCGTCAACTACGACGTCACGAAGGAGCCCGCCGGCCTCGACGCCGTCAAGCACGGCCTCGCCGACAAGCTCGTCTACTCGAAGCTCCGCGAGAAGCTCGGCCTGACCCGCATCAAGGCCGTCACCTCCGGCGGGGCCGCCCTCCGCGCCGACCTCGCCCGCGCCTTCAACGGCTTCGGCATCCAGGTGCTCGAAGGCTACGGCCTCACCGAGACCAGCCCCGTCATCACCAACAACCTCCCCGGCATGATCCGCGCCGGCACGGTCGGCCCGCCGATTGCCGGGGTCGAGGTGGCGATTGCCGAGGACGGCGAGATCATCTCCCGCGGGCCGCACATCATGAAGGGCTACTACAAGGCCCCCGAGAAAACCCAGGAGGTCGTAGACGAGGAGGCCTGGTTCCACACCGGCGACATCGGCGAGTTCACCCCCGAAGGCTACCTCCGGATCACCGACCGCAAGAAGGCGCTCTTCAAGCTCTCGACCGGCAAGTACGTCATCCCGTCGCCCATCGAGAACCGCCTGACGGCCGAGCCGCTGATCGAGCAGGCCGTCGTCGTCGGCTCGGGCTACAAGTTCTGCACGGCGCTCCTCTTCCCGAGCGCGGACGGCCTTGGCGTGTGGGCCGAGGACCATGGCATCGCCGGAAGCGGCCTCCACGACTGGATCAAGGACCCCCAGGTCGTCGCCGAGTACGAGCGCATCGTCAACAAGGCCAACACCGGCATCGACCGCTGGAACCAGGTCAAGCGCTTCAAGCTCGTCCCGGACCTGATGACGGTCGAGAACGAGCTGCTGACGCCGACGATGAAGGTCAAGCGCTCGGCGGTCAGCAAGACCTTCGACGGCGAGATCGGGCAGATGTACAGCGCCGAGGTCAAGGACGGCCGCGAGTGCGTCGCCGTGGTGTAG
- a CDS encoding TetR/AcrR family transcriptional regulator, protein MADPRSNGSDLRRAILDRTRLMLVEVGYNNLSMRKIARSVGCSATSIYLHFENKDALLHALIDEGMMQLNASLQKIADSHPDPAERLEAMSRGYVHFGLDHPEYYEVMFMLHPERMARYPAEKYRRARRNLELFAEALGAGAETDQFDVADPAMAASVLWAGLHGAVALLLAQRVDVRFERDAIAEAVVRHAIAGFCFQADPAPHG, encoded by the coding sequence ATGGCCGACCCCCGCTCCAACGGCTCCGACCTGCGCCGTGCCATCCTCGACCGCACGCGCCTGATGCTCGTCGAGGTCGGCTACAACAACCTCTCGATGCGCAAGATCGCCCGGTCGGTCGGGTGCAGCGCCACGAGCATCTACCTCCACTTCGAGAACAAGGACGCGCTCCTGCACGCGCTCATCGACGAGGGGATGATGCAGCTCAACGCCTCGCTCCAGAAGATCGCGGACTCCCACCCGGACCCAGCTGAGCGCCTCGAAGCGATGAGCCGGGGCTACGTCCACTTCGGGCTCGACCACCCGGAGTACTACGAAGTCATGTTCATGCTCCACCCGGAGCGGATGGCCCGCTACCCGGCCGAGAAGTACCGCCGCGCCCGGCGCAACCTGGAGCTCTTCGCCGAAGCCCTCGGGGCCGGAGCCGAGACCGACCAGTTCGACGTGGCCGACCCGGCGATGGCAGCGAGCGTGCTCTGGGCGGGGCTCCACGGGGCGGTGGCGCTGCTGCTGGCGCAGCGCGTGGACGTGCGCTTCGAGCGCGACGCCATCGCCGAGGCCGTCGTCCGCCACGCGATAGCCGGCTTCTGCTTCCAGGCCGACCCCGCCCCGCACGGCTAG
- a CDS encoding asparaginase domain-containing protein, whose protein sequence is MHIHVFTTGGTIDKVYFDARSDYEIGDPQIVDILGDVGVAAEVEVETLLRKDSLDLTDADRALIAERVRAASSPRILITHGTDTMTATAQALGDAGDKTVVLVGSLSPARFKGSDAEFNIGFALAAVQTLPPGVYVAMNGLVFPAEGVRKNRPANRFEGEPYQVPVSA, encoded by the coding sequence GTGCACATCCACGTCTTCACCACCGGCGGCACGATCGACAAGGTCTACTTCGACGCCCGCAGCGACTACGAGATCGGCGACCCGCAGATCGTTGACATCCTCGGCGACGTCGGAGTCGCGGCGGAGGTCGAGGTGGAGACCCTGCTGCGCAAGGACAGCCTCGACCTCACCGACGCCGACCGAGCGCTCATCGCCGAGCGCGTCCGGGCAGCTTCCAGTCCGCGCATCCTCATCACCCACGGCACCGACACTATGACCGCGACGGCCCAGGCGCTCGGCGACGCAGGCGATAAAACGGTCGTCCTCGTCGGCTCGCTCAGTCCGGCGCGGTTCAAGGGCTCGGACGCCGAATTCAACATCGGGTTTGCCCTGGCGGCGGTCCAGACGCTCCCGCCGGGTGTCTATGTGGCCATGAACGGCCTCGTGTTCCCGGCCGAAGGGGTCAGAAAGAACCGCCCTGCGAACAGGTTCGAGGGCGAACCGTACCAAGTCCCTGTTTCTGCGTGA